Proteins from a genomic interval of Streptococcus oralis:
- a CDS encoding YbgA family protein, giving the protein MEQTNQKSQCQQLWARNKYLVLSHSSNIYNEIRQYLKNEQVEVSHVQELIDRACQIPEHRGQVCNAFQHIWGYFKKKATDVERKDYMLLLDRYRFGQASKEDLITKTRELLNRYPNTYLQHSTLLKGDSHETLA; this is encoded by the coding sequence ATGGAACAAACTAACCAAAAATCCCAGTGCCAACAACTCTGGGCTAGAAACAAATATCTCGTTTTGAGCCATTCCAGCAATATTTACAATGAGATTCGTCAATATCTCAAGAATGAACAGGTGGAGGTAAGTCATGTTCAAGAACTGATCGACCGTGCCTGTCAAATCCCAGAGCATAGAGGTCAGGTTTGCAATGCCTTTCAGCATATTTGGGGTTATTTCAAAAAGAAAGCGACAGATGTTGAGCGCAAAGACTATATGCTTTTGCTTGATCGCTATCGCTTTGGTCAGGCTTCTAAGGAAGACTTGATTACTAAAACTCGAGAGTTGCTTAATCGCTATCCAAATACCTACTTGCAACATTCGACTTTACTGAAAGGAGACTCCCATGAGACTTTGGCATGA
- a CDS encoding TIGR02328 family protein produces the protein MRLWHEALISQLPRPQLLGQHRECCALRGNGWGRKHATVDYVFTHSPYRLYAYHRLIMEEMADRGYKVSPEWLDKNYRGKTCSSYQDLAEEKLGKPIYSEHDAGYYEECLANLREKGIELE, from the coding sequence ATGAGACTTTGGCATGAGGCTTTGATTTCACAGCTTCCCCGTCCTCAACTCTTGGGGCAACATCGAGAGTGCTGCGCCCTACGTGGCAATGGCTGGGGCAGAAAGCATGCGACGGTTGATTATGTCTTTACCCACTCGCCCTATCGTCTCTATGCCTATCATCGCTTGATCATGGAGGAGATGGCTGACCGTGGCTATAAGGTCAGTCCAGAGTGGCTGGACAAGAACTACCGCGGTAAGACCTGCTCTTCTTATCAAGATTTAGCAGAGGAGAAGCTAGGCAAGCCCATCTATAGTGAGCATGATGCAGGATACTATGAGGAATGTCTGGCTAATCTCCGAGAGAAAGGCATTGAGCTGGAGTAA
- a CDS encoding sucrose-6-phosphate hydrolase, with the protein MEWTTERRYRPYEDWTQEEIQHIKEKMAQSPWHTHYHVEPKTGLLNDPNGFSYFDGKWILFYQNFPFGAAHGLKSWAQLESDDLVHFTETGVKVLPDTPLDSHGAYSGSAMQFGDNLFLFYTGNVRDENWIRHPYQIGALLDKSGKITKIDKVLIDQPSDSTDHFRDPQIFNFKGQYYAIVGGQDLEKKGFVRLYKAVDNNYTNWQAVGNLDFANDRTAYMMECPNLIFIGEQPVLLYCPQGLDKSVLDYDNIYPNMYKIGASFDPENAKMVDVSPLHNLDYGFEAYATQAFNAPDGRALAVSWLGLPDVAYPSDRFDYQGALSLVKELTIKDGKLYQYPVAAIKDLRASEEPFSNRAQTNNTYELELNLEANGQSEIVLLADKEGKGLSINFDLVNGQVTVDRSQAGEQYAQEFGSTRSCPIDKQTTTANIFIDNSVFEIFINKGEKVFSGRVFPHADQNGILIKSGNPTGTYYELDYGRKTN; encoded by the coding sequence ATGGAATGGACAACCGAGCGTCGTTACAGACCTTATGAAGATTGGACGCAAGAAGAAATTCAACATATAAAGGAAAAGATGGCACAATCTCCTTGGCATACTCATTACCATGTTGAGCCAAAAACAGGACTTCTCAACGACCCAAATGGCTTCTCTTACTTTGATGGCAAGTGGATCCTCTTTTACCAAAACTTCCCCTTTGGTGCAGCCCACGGTTTAAAATCTTGGGCACAGCTAGAAAGTGATGATTTAGTGCACTTCACAGAAACTGGAGTCAAAGTTTTGCCAGATACTCCATTAGATAGCCACGGTGCCTACTCTGGTTCTGCCATGCAATTTGGCGATAACTTGTTCCTATTTTATACAGGAAATGTCCGTGATGAAAACTGGATTCGTCACCCTTACCAGATTGGAGCTCTTTTGGACAAAAGTGGCAAAATCACGAAGATTGACAAGGTCTTGATAGACCAGCCATCAGACTCTACCGACCACTTCCGCGACCCGCAAATTTTTAACTTCAAGGGGCAATACTATGCCATCGTGGGTGGTCAGGACTTGGAGAAAAAAGGATTTGTTCGTCTCTACAAGGCTGTGGACAATAACTACACAAACTGGCAGGCAGTTGGCAATCTTGACTTTGCCAATGACCGCACTGCCTATATGATGGAATGTCCAAACTTGATCTTTATCGGTGAGCAACCTGTCCTTCTCTACTGTCCACAAGGATTGGATAAGAGTGTTCTAGACTATGACAATATCTATCCAAACATGTACAAAATCGGTGCTTCCTTTGATCCTGAAAATGCTAAAATGGTGGATGTGTCACCCCTTCACAACTTAGACTATGGTTTCGAAGCCTATGCAACTCAAGCCTTCAACGCTCCTGACGGACGTGCACTAGCAGTAAGTTGGCTTGGTTTACCAGATGTAGCCTACCCATCTGATCGATTTGATTATCAAGGTGCCCTCTCACTGGTTAAGGAACTGACCATCAAAGATGGGAAACTCTACCAATACCCTGTCGCAGCTATCAAGGACCTTCGTGCCTCTGAGGAACCCTTCTCAAACCGTGCTCAAACCAATAACACCTACGAACTGGAGCTCAACTTGGAAGCCAATGGCCAGAGCGAGATTGTCTTACTTGCTGACAAAGAAGGTAAGGGACTTTCAATCAACTTTGACCTTGTAAATGGTCAAGTTACAGTAGACCGTAGCCAGGCTGGAGAACAGTATGCCCAAGAATTTGGAAGCACTCGTTCTTGCCCAATCGACAAGCAAACTACTACTGCTAACATCTTCATCGACAATTCTGTCTTTGAAATTTTCATCAATAAAGGAGAAAAAGTATTTTCTGGTCGTGTCTTCCCACATGCGGATCAAAACGGTATCCTGATCAAATCTGGAAATCCAACCGGAACCTACTATGAATTAGATTATGGTCGCAAAACTAACTGA
- a CDS encoding sucrose-specific PTS transporter subunit IIBC encodes MDYSKVAAEVIEAVGKENLVAAAHCATRLRLVLKDETKVNQAALDNNADVKGTFSTNGQYQIIIGPGDVNFVYAEIIKKTGLKEVSTDDLKEIANKDKKFNPLMDLIKLLSDIFVPIIPALVAGGLLMALRNFLTSPDLFGPQSIEDMYPAIKGISAMIQLMSAAPFMFLPVLVGISAAKRFGANQFLGAAIGMIMTTPDLGGKEAFWDILGFHVTQTNYAYQVIPVLVAVWLLATLEKFFHKKLPSAVDFTFTPLLSVMITGFLTFTVIGPVMLVVSDAITNVIVWLYNTTGAFGMGLFGGTYSLIVMTGLHQSFPAIETQLLSAYNNNGTGFGDYIFVVASMANVAQGAATLAIYFLTKNAKTKGLSSSAAVSAFLGITEPALFGVNLKYKFPFFCALAGSAVGAFVAGLTHVIAVSLGAAGFIGFLSIKAGSIPMYVVAEVISFVAAFALTYFYGKTKAAGVFADEAAAATAETVTETTVEAPVVEEFDTLQNETIQTPIVGDVVALENVNDPVFASGAMGQGIAVKPSQGVVYAPADAEVSIAFATGHAYGLKTANGAEILIHVGIDTVSMNGEGFEAKVAQGDKVKAGDVLGTFDSNKIAAAGLDDTTMVIVTNTADYASVTPVASGSVVKGDAVIEVKI; translated from the coding sequence ATGGATTATAGTAAAGTTGCTGCCGAGGTCATTGAGGCTGTCGGCAAAGAGAATCTTGTAGCTGCAGCACATTGTGCGACCCGCCTTCGTCTGGTATTAAAAGATGAAACAAAAGTAAACCAAGCAGCTTTAGATAACAATGCTGATGTTAAAGGTACATTTAGCACAAACGGACAATACCAAATTATTATTGGTCCCGGAGACGTTAACTTTGTATATGCAGAAATCATCAAAAAAACAGGTTTGAAAGAAGTTTCCACAGATGATTTAAAAGAGATTGCGAATAAAGACAAAAAATTTAATCCATTGATGGATTTGATTAAGCTTTTGTCAGACATCTTTGTTCCAATCATTCCTGCATTGGTTGCGGGTGGTCTTTTGATGGCATTACGTAACTTCTTGACATCACCAGACTTATTTGGACCTCAATCTATTGAAGACATGTACCCTGCTATCAAAGGGATCTCAGCGATGATTCAATTGATGTCTGCTGCCCCATTTATGTTCTTACCTGTTTTAGTAGGGATTTCAGCAGCTAAACGTTTTGGGGCAAACCAATTTCTTGGTGCGGCTATCGGTATGATTATGACCACACCAGATTTGGGTGGTAAAGAAGCTTTTTGGGATATTTTAGGTTTCCATGTTACACAAACAAACTATGCTTATCAAGTAATCCCAGTCCTTGTAGCTGTCTGGTTGTTGGCAACTTTAGAAAAATTCTTCCACAAGAAATTGCCTTCTGCGGTTGACTTCACCTTTACTCCGCTTTTATCAGTTATGATTACAGGATTCCTAACTTTTACAGTTATTGGTCCTGTGATGTTGGTGGTTTCTGATGCGATTACTAATGTTATTGTATGGCTATACAATACTACAGGTGCATTTGGTATGGGGCTCTTTGGTGGTACATACTCATTGATTGTTATGACGGGGCTTCACCAATCATTCCCTGCTATTGAAACTCAGTTATTATCGGCATACAATAATAACGGTACTGGATTTGGTGACTACATCTTTGTTGTTGCTTCAATGGCAAACGTGGCGCAAGGTGCAGCCACTCTCGCAATCTACTTCTTGACTAAAAATGCTAAAACTAAAGGATTGTCAAGTTCTGCGGCTGTCTCTGCTTTCCTTGGGATTACTGAGCCTGCCCTATTTGGGGTGAACTTGAAATATAAATTCCCATTCTTCTGTGCTCTTGCTGGTTCAGCAGTTGGTGCCTTTGTGGCAGGTTTGACCCATGTCATTGCTGTTTCTTTGGGAGCAGCTGGATTTATCGGATTCCTATCTATTAAAGCGGGTTCAATCCCTATGTATGTAGTTGCAGAAGTGATTTCATTTGTTGCAGCCTTTGCTTTAACTTATTTCTATGGTAAAACAAAAGCGGCAGGTGTCTTTGCTGATGAGGCTGCAGCAGCAACTGCAGAAACAGTTACTGAAACTACAGTAGAAGCACCAGTAGTGGAAGAGTTTGATACTCTTCAAAATGAAACAATCCAAACTCCAATCGTTGGTGACGTAGTTGCTCTTGAGAATGTCAATGACCCAGTATTTGCAAGTGGTGCAATGGGACAAGGGATCGCTGTAAAACCAAGCCAAGGCGTGGTTTACGCACCAGCTGATGCTGAAGTATCGATCGCCTTTGCTACAGGACATGCTTACGGTTTGAAGACAGCAAATGGAGCTGAAATCTTGATCCACGTTGGTATCGATACTGTATCTATGAATGGTGAAGGTTTTGAAGCAAAAGTTGCTCAAGGAGACAAGGTCAAAGCAGGTGACGTTCTTGGAACCTTTGACTCAAACAAAATCGCTGCTGCAGGTCTTGACGACACAACAATGGTTATCGTAACCAACACAGCAGACTACGCTTCTGTGACACCAGTCGCAAGCGGTTCAGTTGTTAAGGGTGATGCCGTTATTGAAGTGAAAATCTAA
- a CDS encoding DEAD/DEAH box helicase family protein, which produces MLDLKFKGRWRKYQKEVLDRFQSYQTDGHVHLVAAPGSGKTTIGIELIARFGNPALVLVPTVTIREQWVDRIQTAFLENEQKISDLVSQNLKEMKALTIVTYQAFHSAMNQLQSQEDGEAEDFVGFDLLASLRAQKVATLCLDECHHLRNEWWKSLEAFRKQYEQLQVISLTATPPYDSEPELWERYIRMCGEIDQEITVPELVKEDTLCPHQDFVYICSPTAEESEHLRQFEDRKWEYIHQLIVDSDFQTFVAGSKVLKGDISSDLLLEDPKYLSAMLIYMHSQGLTIPPSLQNLLGTQKLPALTSYWLETLLQSILYQTPDWYEDPDGYKKKLEADLKARGLVEKRQVYLVKSKASDQLLTQSLGKLSAIVDIFLTEYESLGQELRQLVLADYIRKDFATYLGDNQATISQLGILPYFESIRRKAQEQEIPVSLAVLSGSVVILPTDVVAELKELLPQVPLSFSSIGHLDQKDYVQVGFPSSAKGIVAAVTELFQRGRIQVLVGTKSLLGEGWDAPCVNSLILGSFVGSFMLSNQMRGRAIRIWPGHPEKTSNIWHLVAVQAQALITLPGEEPRPESNQDLQTLSRRMEHFLGLAYNQESIETGLDRLDFPKPPFRKKQISEYNERVKSLSKDRACLRKKWQDALVVANRFEIVTEVAAQQQKIPVMLLLDALKWVRLSLLLLAVDLLLLLFRLRLIRVWWLTATCLLFLAFASWRYLSYKSPYKRLQSLGEQIRKALLDSGHLADDQSRVHVEEDKENYMVFAYLKGGSMRDKELFAQTVGEFFAPVDNQRYLLKAEKVRQDQSPYYAVPSLFDKRKEEAQKFLDFLTPTIGHYHLVYTRTEAGRKTLLEARIKALSNKNDRTLTKKKVKSRLE; this is translated from the coding sequence ATGTTAGATTTAAAATTTAAAGGAAGATGGAGAAAGTATCAAAAGGAAGTCTTAGATCGTTTTCAGAGCTATCAAACAGATGGTCATGTTCACCTAGTGGCGGCACCAGGGTCCGGCAAGACCACCATTGGTATCGAGCTGATCGCTCGTTTTGGCAATCCAGCCCTTGTCTTGGTTCCAACTGTCACCATTCGTGAACAATGGGTAGATAGGATCCAAACAGCCTTTTTAGAGAACGAACAGAAGATTTCAGATCTCGTTTCCCAAAACTTAAAGGAGATGAAAGCATTAACGATTGTGACCTATCAGGCTTTTCATAGCGCCATGAACCAATTGCAATCACAAGAAGATGGAGAAGCAGAGGATTTTGTGGGGTTTGATTTGCTTGCAAGTCTAAGAGCTCAGAAAGTTGCGACTCTTTGCTTGGATGAATGCCACCACCTGCGCAATGAATGGTGGAAAAGTCTGGAAGCCTTTCGCAAGCAGTATGAACAGCTGCAAGTCATCTCCCTGACAGCGACACCACCTTATGACAGCGAGCCTGAACTCTGGGAACGCTATATCCGTATGTGTGGGGAAATTGACCAAGAAATTACGGTACCTGAACTAGTCAAGGAAGACACCCTCTGTCCTCATCAGGATTTTGTTTATATCTGTTCACCAACAGCTGAAGAGTCGGAACACCTCAGGCAGTTTGAAGATAGAAAGTGGGAGTATATCCATCAGCTTATAGTCGATTCTGATTTTCAAACATTTGTAGCAGGGTCTAAGGTCCTCAAAGGGGATATTTCATCTGATTTGCTCTTAGAAGATCCCAAGTACTTGTCTGCTATGTTGATTTATATGCATTCTCAGGGGTTAACGATTCCTCCCTCTTTGCAAAATTTACTGGGAACCCAGAAGCTTCCAGCATTGACCTCCTACTGGCTGGAGACGCTGTTGCAGAGCATACTCTATCAGACACCAGATTGGTATGAGGATCCAGATGGATATAAGAAAAAGTTAGAGGCTGACTTGAAGGCGCGTGGGTTGGTGGAAAAACGTCAGGTTTATCTGGTTAAGTCTAAGGCTTCTGACCAGCTTTTAACCCAATCTCTGGGGAAGTTGTCTGCCATTGTCGATATCTTCTTGACGGAGTATGAGAGTCTAGGTCAGGAACTGAGACAGTTAGTACTAGCTGACTATATTCGCAAGGATTTTGCTACCTATCTGGGAGATAATCAGGCAACCATTTCTCAGTTGGGGATTCTCCCTTATTTTGAAAGCATTCGTCGAAAAGCTCAGGAGCAAGAGATTCCTGTATCTTTGGCTGTCTTGTCAGGTAGTGTCGTTATTTTGCCTACCGATGTGGTAGCAGAGTTGAAGGAACTCTTGCCTCAGGTTCCTCTTAGTTTCTCATCTATTGGTCACTTAGATCAAAAAGATTATGTGCAGGTCGGTTTTCCGAGCTCAGCTAAGGGAATCGTAGCGGCAGTGACGGAGCTTTTTCAACGAGGGCGGATTCAAGTCCTAGTCGGAACCAAATCTCTCCTCGGAGAGGGATGGGATGCTCCTTGTGTTAATTCCCTAATCCTCGGAAGCTTTGTGGGGAGCTTTATGCTGAGTAACCAGATGCGCGGGCGTGCCATTCGTATCTGGCCGGGGCATCCAGAAAAGACCAGCAACATCTGGCATCTGGTAGCCGTTCAAGCGCAAGCACTTATCACTCTTCCTGGTGAGGAGCCTAGACCAGAGAGCAATCAGGATCTGCAGACCTTGTCGAGACGGATGGAGCATTTTCTTGGCTTGGCCTATAATCAGGAGAGTATTGAGACCGGTTTGGATCGTTTGGATTTTCCAAAGCCCCCCTTTAGGAAAAAGCAAATCAGCGAGTATAATGAGCGAGTTAAGAGTCTCTCCAAGGATCGAGCATGCTTGCGCAAAAAATGGCAAGATGCTCTCGTAGTGGCAAATCGATTTGAGATTGTCACTGAAGTCGCTGCTCAACAACAGAAGATCCCAGTCATGCTCTTGCTTGATGCCTTAAAATGGGTTCGCCTGTCTTTGTTGCTCCTAGCAGTGGATTTATTGCTCTTGTTGTTTAGATTGAGACTGATTAGAGTTTGGTGGCTTACAGCAACCTGCCTCCTCTTCTTGGCCTTTGCATCTTGGCGCTACCTCTCCTATAAGAGCCCCTATAAACGTTTGCAATCTCTGGGTGAGCAGATCCGAAAGGCTCTGCTAGATTCGGGGCATCTAGCGGATGATCAATCCCGTGTTCATGTAGAGGAGGACAAAGAAAACTACATGGTCTTTGCCTATCTCAAGGGAGGAAGCATGAGGGACAAGGAGTTGTTTGCTCAGACTGTGGGAGAGTTCTTTGCTCCAGTGGACAACCAGCGCTATCTCTTGAAGGCAGAGAAAGTCCGACAAGATCAGTCACCTTACTATGCCGTGCCTAGTCTTTTTGACAAGCGCAAGGAAGAAGCGCAGAAATTCCTCGACTTTCTGACTCCGACTATCGGACATTATCACCTCGTCTACACACGAACAGAGGCCGGACGGAAAACTCTTCTCGAAGCTCGTATCAAAGCTCTCTCCAATAAAAACGACCGTACCTTGACTAAGAAGAAGGTTAAGAGCCGGTTGGAGTAG
- the scrK gene encoding fructokinase ScrK, with protein MTKLYGSLEAGGTKFVCAVGDENFNIVEKTQFPTTTPIETIDKTIEFFSKFDNLAGLAVGSFGPIDIDKNSKTYGFITTTPKPHWANVDLLGALRRALNVPMYFTTDVNSSAYGEVVARNNAGGHIENLVYYTIGTGIGAGVIQRGEFIGGVGHPEMGHYYVAKHPMDIEKEFNGVCPFHKGCLEGFAAGPSLEARTGVRGENIELNNSVWDVQAYYIAQAAVNATVTFRPDVIVFGGGVMAQQHMLDRVREKFTALLNGYLPVPDVRDYIVTPAVAGNGSATLGNFVLAKSVAK; from the coding sequence ATGACAAAATTATACGGAAGCTTAGAAGCAGGCGGTACAAAGTTTGTCTGTGCTGTCGGAGATGAAAATTTTAACATTGTAGAAAAAACACAATTTCCTACAACAACTCCTATCGAGACCATCGATAAAACCATTGAGTTCTTTTCAAAATTCGATAACCTTGCTGGTCTTGCTGTCGGATCATTTGGTCCGATCGATATCGACAAAAACTCAAAAACTTATGGCTTTATCACAACAACTCCAAAACCACATTGGGCAAATGTAGACTTGCTTGGTGCTCTCCGTCGCGCCCTCAACGTACCCATGTATTTCACTACAGACGTAAACAGCTCTGCTTATGGTGAAGTGGTTGCCCGTAACAATGCTGGCGGTCATATCGAAAACTTGGTCTACTACACGATCGGTACAGGGATTGGTGCAGGTGTTATCCAACGTGGTGAGTTTATCGGTGGTGTAGGTCACCCTGAAATGGGGCACTACTATGTAGCCAAACACCCAATGGATATTGAAAAAGAATTCAACGGTGTTTGTCCTTTCCACAAAGGCTGTTTAGAAGGCTTCGCGGCTGGACCAAGTCTGGAAGCTCGTACAGGTGTTCGTGGTGAAAACATCGAACTCAATAATTCTGTCTGGGATGTTCAAGCCTACTATATCGCTCAAGCTGCGGTCAATGCTACAGTGACTTTTCGTCCAGACGTGATCGTCTTTGGTGGTGGGGTTATGGCCCAACAACACATGCTGGACCGTGTACGTGAGAAATTCACAGCTCTCCTCAACGGCTACCTACCAGTACCAGACGTGCGTGACTATATCGTGACACCAGCAGTCGCAGGTAATGGTTCTGCCACACTTGGAAACTTTGTCCTTGCTAAGAGTGTCGCAAAATAA
- a CDS encoding type II toxin-antitoxin system RelE/ParE family toxin, translating into MHTIYFYKDKNGNEPVLDYMRELARKKSKDSRIKLNKLNDYIELLSHHGTRTGEPYIKHLEDEIWELRPLRDRILFVAWLDGSFVLLHHFVKKTQKTPRREIDKAKRELKDLKERGLSDEE; encoded by the coding sequence ATGCATACGATTTACTTCTATAAGGACAAAAATGGAAACGAGCCAGTCTTAGATTACATGAGAGAATTGGCTAGAAAGAAGAGTAAGGATAGTCGCATCAAACTCAATAAACTAAATGACTATATCGAGTTGCTTAGTCATCATGGGACTAGAACTGGTGAACCCTATATCAAACATTTAGAAGATGAGATTTGGGAACTAAGACCTCTTAGAGATAGGATTTTATTTGTAGCGTGGCTTGATGGGAGTTTTGTTCTCTTACATCATTTTGTCAAAAAGACTCAGAAAACTCCTAGGAGAGAAATTGATAAAGCCAAGCGTGAACTGAAGGACTTAAAAGAAAGAGGGTTAAGTGATGAAGAATAG
- a CDS encoding TVP38/TMEM64 family protein: MSQDKQMKAVSPLLQQVINISSIIGGVGTLIFCIWAYQAGVLQSKETLSAFIQQAGVWGPPLFIFLQILQTVVPIIPGALTSVAGVFIYGHIIGTIYNYIGIVIGCAIIFYLVRLYGAAFVQSVVSKRTYDKYIGWLDKGNRFERFFIFMMIWPVSPADFLCMLAALTKMTFKRYMIIIVLTKPFTLVVYTYGLTYIIDFFWQMF; the protein is encoded by the coding sequence ATGTCACAGGATAAGCAAATGAAAGCTGTTTCTCCCCTTCTACAGCAAGTCATCAATATCTCATCTATCATCGGGGGAGTCGGCACCTTGATTTTCTGTATTTGGGCCTATCAGGCGGGTGTTTTACAGTCCAAGGAAACCCTATCGGCCTTTATCCAGCAAGCCGGTGTTTGGGGACCACCACTCTTTATCTTTTTACAGATCCTACAAACCGTTGTTCCGATCATTCCGGGAGCTTTGACCTCAGTGGCTGGGGTCTTTATTTACGGCCACATCATTGGAACCATCTATAATTATATCGGCATCGTGATTGGCTGTGCTATTATCTTTTACCTCGTGCGCCTCTACGGAGCTGCCTTTGTCCAGTCCGTCGTCAGCAAGCGCACTTATGACAAATACATCGGTTGGTTAGATAAGGGCAATCGTTTCGAACGTTTCTTTATCTTTATGATGATCTGGCCAGTTAGCCCAGCTGACTTTCTCTGCATGCTGGCTGCCCTGACCAAGATGACCTTCAAGCGCTATATGATTATCATCGTTTTGACCAAGCCCTTTACACTAGTAGTCTATACTTATGGTTTGACCTATATTATTGATTTCTTCTGGCAGATGTTTTGA
- a CDS encoding P-loop NTPase fold protein gives MDDRFITLKHIDTSVAAKNVAKLLEENKTYFLNGNWGSGKTEFLVEVGKNTNKKLVTIDFWRLSDNRSTIEIVFSKLHPLVYSLLRIFIVLCVAVSILMTNVVDLGLSSFFESFCVKLIIGSIVLLVAIYQFFKIKSDGFYSCLLTSKCLSLSRKVLVIDDFDRMSNKQQEESYKIFSLLNGKIPIVFVGDIEKVHLNDNNFLSKIIDRRIELPFVLHPSNIWQDYFELLSKKLNTSLSDDFWRRFSFENRNLRDRNHFNDYVNQEFFSRKKFEHVQEEQQLWIIYAYLFYPELYKQLLKNEEIKVKDDEETSFTEIFKFGRSIQEILSDIQQSDHNQYPPNYKKNKPAYFLYEEPLNHTKEEFNTLLETDSNELSRELREANYNKDFYQYLSSEYKSFSEIQKAKLLRITIQESLKSYNSSAMDYIVEEKLNEEIPRYERNTPLSKETIARIVNFWETILRKEGLDQSEIIYFMEKHRVLSFHDLGLHYTKLEINNENFAKLNRKDFFLLTYLSAVNKFGQFKKWDSSIWNAIDCFGDKEFLSFWKFQGILSTDENYFDFDIIPENMIYTLWIGKYTFEPPHDFEDYREDVIKKIRLKLDQLESKGFTFDEKIDGEHRRRD, from the coding sequence ATGGATGATAGATTTATTACATTAAAGCACATTGATACTTCAGTAGCAGCTAAAAATGTTGCTAAATTACTTGAAGAAAATAAAACTTATTTCTTAAATGGGAACTGGGGTTCTGGAAAAACAGAATTTCTAGTTGAAGTTGGTAAGAATACTAATAAAAAATTAGTTACGATAGACTTTTGGAGATTAAGCGATAACCGCTCAACGATTGAGATTGTTTTTTCAAAATTACACCCGTTGGTATATAGCCTTTTAAGGATTTTCATAGTTTTATGTGTCGCAGTTTCTATCTTAATGACTAATGTAGTTGATTTGGGTTTAAGTTCTTTTTTTGAATCTTTTTGTGTTAAATTAATTATTGGGAGTATTGTTTTATTAGTAGCAATCTATCAATTTTTTAAAATCAAATCAGATGGTTTTTACAGTTGTTTACTAACTTCTAAATGTCTATCATTATCTCGAAAAGTATTAGTTATTGATGATTTTGATCGAATGTCTAACAAACAACAAGAGGAGAGTTATAAAATTTTTAGCTTGCTTAATGGCAAGATTCCAATTGTTTTTGTTGGAGATATTGAGAAAGTACATCTTAACGACAATAATTTCCTCTCTAAAATTATTGATAGACGGATAGAACTACCATTTGTTCTTCACCCATCAAATATTTGGCAAGATTATTTTGAGTTGTTAAGTAAAAAACTCAATACGAGTTTGTCAGATGATTTTTGGAGAAGGTTTAGCTTTGAAAACAGAAATTTGCGAGATCGTAATCATTTTAATGACTATGTCAATCAAGAATTCTTTTCAAGGAAGAAGTTTGAACATGTTCAAGAAGAACAGCAACTTTGGATTATCTACGCTTATCTTTTTTATCCTGAATTATATAAACAACTATTAAAGAACGAAGAAATAAAAGTTAAGGATGATGAAGAAACAAGTTTTACAGAGATTTTCAAGTTTGGACGAAGCATACAGGAAATATTATCTGACATTCAGCAATCAGACCATAACCAATATCCACCGAACTATAAAAAGAATAAACCAGCCTATTTTCTCTATGAAGAACCTCTAAATCATACAAAAGAGGAATTTAATACATTACTTGAAACAGACAGTAATGAATTATCCAGAGAACTAAGAGAGGCAAACTATAACAAAGATTTTTATCAATATCTCTCAAGCGAATATAAATCTTTTTCTGAAATTCAGAAAGCTAAACTACTACGTATTACTATACAGGAATCTCTGAAATCTTATAATAGCTCTGCAATGGACTATATTGTTGAAGAAAAATTGAATGAAGAAATCCCTAGATATGAGAGAAATACTCCTTTAAGCAAGGAAACAATAGCTAGGATTGTAAATTTTTGGGAAACTATTCTTAGGAAAGAAGGTTTAGACCAGTCTGAAATCATTTATTTTATGGAAAAGCATAGAGTACTTAGCTTCCATGATTTGGGACTTCACTATACAAAATTAGAGATTAATAATGAAAATTTTGCCAAGCTAAATCGGAAAGATTTCTTCCTATTGACCTATCTAAGTGCGGTTAATAAATTTGGGCAATTTAAGAAATGGGATAGTAGTATATGGAATGCGATAGATTGTTTTGGAGATAAGGAATTTTTATCATTTTGGAAATTTCAAGGGATTCTATCTACTGATGAGAATTATTTTGATTTTGATATTATCCCAGAAAATATGATCTATACTCTTTGGATAGGTAAATACACTTTTGAACCACCACATGATTTTGAAGATTATAGGGAGGATGTTATTAAAAAGATTCGCCTGAAACTTGATCAGCTGGAATCAAAAGGATTCACATTTGATGAGAAAATAGATGGAGAACATAGACGCAGGGATTAG